In the Terriglobales bacterium genome, GGCATCGCGCCACAGAATTTGATACTGCGTCGCCAGTCCCCCAGGAGAGGCCTCCCAGGTGAGAGTCGTGTCGTTCGTGAGTCCACGCGTATCGATGCGGACATTGGCTGGGGGAGCCGGCGCCAGGGCCAGCGATGCCAACGTGGCCGCGTTCATGCGAGCGACATTGCCTACGTAGGCGAAATCGACGAATTTCAGCATGTCGCCATATTCGATGCCATTCTCCGTGCGGACGTTTTGATGCTGATGATTAAAGTCCTCGCGATACTCAGTGAAGCGCACTCCGGCGAATCCTTCTTCATTGAATGCCGTGTGATCTCCACCGCGCAGGAAGCGGTCACGACGAAAGATCAGCGTGGGCTGAAATTTGGGAAGATACTCCTTTGCCGTGCTGCGGATGTAGCGAGCCAGTTCGCGCGACGGGGAATCGTTCTCCCCGCCGAGGTTGCGCATGCGCGTCACATCCTCCGGCTTCTCCGAGGCAGGTATGCCCTCCGAAAAAACGCGGACTGTGTCCTTACGCTGCAGTGTGTCAGCCGGCGTAGTGTTGCCGCCAACGATGTCGTTGTTGAGAACGCCTTGAATATCCCACCCTTCCTGGCGTGCCATTTGCGCGAAGTGCTTCGCGCCGTCGAGTCCTTGCTCCTCACCAGCCACGCTCAGAAAAATCAGTGTTGCGGGAAATTTGTATTTGCTAAGCACGCGGGCGCATTCCAGGCTTACAGCCGTTCCGCTGGCGTCGTCGTTAGCACCGGGAGCGGCGTCTTTCGTGTTCAGAGTGTCGGAGTTGCGGGAGTCGTAGTGCCCGGTGACGAGGTAGATGCGTTTCGCGCTCTCCGGATCGGAGCCTTGCAGTGCCGCATAGACATTCGTCAGAGGTGTAGGAGTGGGTATCCGCGCAGCCACCGGTTGGGTGAAAGAGTCGGTCTTCACCTGCAGACATCCCCCACACGCCTGCGCGTAGCGCTCGAACTCCTCTTGGATCCATTTGGCCGCGGCGGTCACGCCCAATCCTTGAGAGATCATTTCCTGATCGTTCGATGAGAGGGTGTTCCGGTTGTTGAATGTCACGAGCTTCTCGATGGTGGCTTGGACGCGCTCCGGGGAGATCTGCTTGAGAGCCTCGGCGATCTGCGGATCGGGATGAGAAGCATTCAGGTCTATTTCAGTTACCTTGACTGAAGCTGGCCTGGGCGGTTGAGGAGTCTGTTGAGCAACACTGAATGTGAGAGGGGACAGCAAAAACGCGAACCGCAAGGTTCGCAGTATGGAATTGGCCACCTGAATGTTCCTTTTCGTATCTGGCAGAGACTTGACGGCGAAAACTGTTAGATTCTAAAACTACGGAAGTGGCTATCACCACCCGGCACTCATTAAATCTTGTAATGTAGAAGCCCGCGACTAACGGAGGCAATGCAATGGTCCTGTGTCCCGAATGCGAGACCGATCTGGACATTGAAGAAGATGATGTGGAAGAAGGCGACGTAGTCTCCTGCGCTGAATGCGGCAGCGACTTCGAAGTCATTACCGCGAATCCGCTGGAACTCAAGAAAGTGGACGAAGAAGACGACGAAGAAGAAGAAGGGGACGAAGAGGAGGAGGAAGACGAAGAGTGATTAGGGATCGTCGCCACGCGGCAGCGTCCCTCGCTGTTGCCTTCATGCTCGCCACATCATGCCTGGCCAT is a window encoding:
- a CDS encoding M28 family peptidase; the encoded protein is MANSILRTLRFAFLLSPLTFSVAQQTPQPPRPASVKVTEIDLNASHPDPQIAEALKQISPERVQATIEKLVTFNNRNTLSSNDQEMISQGLGVTAAAKWIQEEFERYAQACGGCLQVKTDSFTQPVAARIPTPTPLTNVYAALQGSDPESAKRIYLVTGHYDSRNSDTLNTKDAAPGANDDASGTAVSLECARVLSKYKFPATLIFLSVAGEEQGLDGAKHFAQMARQEGWDIQGVLNNDIVGGNTTPADTLQRKDTVRVFSEGIPASEKPEDVTRMRNLGGENDSPSRELARYIRSTAKEYLPKFQPTLIFRRDRFLRGGDHTAFNEEGFAGVRFTEYREDFNHQHQNVRTENGIEYGDMLKFVDFAYVGNVARMNAATLASLALAPAPPANVRIDTRGLTNDTTLTWEASPGGLATQYQILWRDADQPYWQHAMNAPAGGMSITLPISKDNVIFAIRALDAKGHASLPVVPRPSGRIDVPGRAAASSSGM